A stretch of the Synechocystis sp. PCC 7338 genome encodes the following:
- a CDS encoding type II toxin-antitoxin system HicB family antitoxin, whose amino-acid sequence MNVKAIIHEAEEGGYWAEVPIFSGCYTQGETIEEVMENLKEVISLYVDDQPEKLSQSDRIVELTL is encoded by the coding sequence ATGAATGTCAAAGCAATTATCCATGAGGCAGAAGAAGGCGGCTACTGGGCTGAAGTTCCTATTTTTTCGGGCTGTTATACCCAAGGTGAGACAATTGAGGAGGTCATGGAAAATCTCAAAGAAGTAATCAGCCTCTATGTGGATGATCAGCCAGAAAAGCTGAGTCAATCGGACAGAATCG